A window of Ptychodera flava strain L36383 chromosome 1, AS_Pfla_20210202, whole genome shotgun sequence contains these coding sequences:
- the LOC139144483 gene encoding solute carrier organic anion transporter family member 2B1-like yields the protein MADTDLGSLKQPGPALKTKSSGADSNSGAGNFITFCRQRLASVNFVFLVLILNTFTLTVELSFTYISITSIQKRYGLSSRFIGLTETLQEITDITSVIFITYFGGRPNSHKPRWIATAFLVCSLAFFTKALTQFVSTPYNYDNSQLPANFHEVKFPDVCVEQNATQYLQDVDDILLSNTTECQSTLASSLVPKGSEPVILILVASILQGAGRKAGYALGVPYIDDNVSKNKSPMYIGTLHAVNFIGPIVGMPLSVQFIKRYVDFYRVDQTTLDIDQRDPRWVGAWWMGYLLLGCLMCIFALLMFLAPKQIPSNRKPTQDEQGDGEETLNTARNRRVKEMVGRQSIARNLKDLPRVMRRLASNRTLVAIVLGNTAFFANVGVAMFHPKYLEEQFRITAAQSGMFVGK from the exons ATGGCAGACACCGACTTAGGGTCTTTGAAACAACCTGGTCCTGCGCTGAAGACCAAGAGTAGTGGTGCTGACTCCAATTCCGGAGCCGGCAATTTTATAACCTTTTGTCGCCAAAGATTGGCTTCGGTCAATTTTGTGTTTCTCGTGTTGATCCTGAATACTTTCACTTTAACCGTCGAACTTAGTTTTACTTACATTAGCATCACCAGCATTCAGAAACGGTACGGCCTGTCGAGTAGATTTATCGGGCTGACAGAGACACTGCAAGAAATCACCGACATAACTTCTGTCATTTTCATCACCTACTTCGGCGGCAGGCCCAACAGCCACAAACCGCGTTGGATTGCGACGGCGTTTCTCGTATGCTCTCTAGCTTTCTTCACCAAGGCCCTCACCCAGTTCGTGTCGACACCTTACAACTACGATAACTCCCAGCTTCCCGCGAATTTCCATGAGGTAAAGTTTCCAGACGTGTGCGTCGAGCAGAATGCGACTCAATACCTGCAAGACGTTGATGACATTTTACTGTCAAACACCACTGAGTGCCAGAGTACGCTGGCATCGTCACTGGTACCAAAGGGTTCAGAGCCGGTAATTCTCATTTTAGTGGCTTCTATATTGCAAGGCGCAGGCAGAAAGGCGGGTTACGCGCTCGGTGTACCGTATATTGACGACAACGTATCGAAAAACAAGTCACCTATGTACATCG GAACTCTGCACGCCGTAAATTTCATTGGTCCTATAGTAGGTATGCCATTGTCGGTGCAATTCATAAAACGATACGTGGACTTCTATCGAGTGGACCAAACAACGCTCGACATCGATCAACGTGATCCACGCTGGGTTGGTGCCTGGTGGATGGGCTACCTGCTACTTGGATGTCTCATGTGCATCTTCGCTTTGTTGATGTTCCTCGCGCCAAAGCAGATTCCGAGCAACCGAAAACCGACACAGGACGAACAAGGTGACGGCGAAGAGACATTAAACACAGCAAGAAACCGCCGAGTTAAAGAAATGGTGGGAAGACAGAGTATTGCACGAAATCTGAAAG ATTTACCAAGAGTGATGCGAAGACTTGCATCCAATCGGACGTTGGTAGCCATTGTGCTCGGCAACACGGCTTTCTTTGCCAATGTCGGTGTTGCTATGTTTCATCCAAAGTATCTTGAAGAACAGTTTCGCATCACAGCAGCGCAGTCAGGAATGTTTGTAGGCAAGTAA
- the LOC139136074 gene encoding carboxymethylenebutenolidase homolog, protein MRVRTLHKSTSRLPSPHTPVAKPLTEIDPMRSGPGHGTDHRTSAPTRLLTLQVKPETTTTVTNESVDNKMATGKLPEPDKILEEVQARGEDIEITSDLKAYLSRPLGNLKLKGALILMSDMSGYSTSTSRLLADSIAEKGYTILMPNFFRNNPWNQHSGVNPLDPTKPSMFSDPYEEWLASHPQDRVDGDMDASLDYLQQNLSVSSVSVIGFCWGGFQVMLASGKYADKFRAAVGFYAVKIAPNMVEIALAMNTPTLLMFGELDKIMPLDTISEMENAVREANRLTIGASGDNSKLDGPAVKIKVFKGVGHAFAHRGTDLIQLL, encoded by the exons ATGCGTGTCAGAACGTTGCATAAGTCTACATCAAGACTACCCAGTCCACATACGCCGGTGGCTAAACCCCTGACCGAGATTGACCCAATGAGGTCAGGACCCGGTCACGGAACAGACCACCGAACATCAGCGCCCACGCGTCTGCTTACGCTGCAAGTCAAGCCTG AAACTACTACTACCGTTACAAACGAATCTGTCGACAACAAAATGGCTACCGGAAAGCTACCAGAGCCGGACAAAATCTTGGAAGAAGTTCAAGCTCGGGGAGAAGACATTGAGATCACCTCTGACCTTAAGGCTTATCTAAGTCGTCCCCTGGGAAATTTAAAGCTGAAGGGAGCTCTCATACTAATGTCGGATATGTCTGGATACAGTACATCGACAAGTCGACTCTTGGCTGACAGCATAGCCGAAAAGGGTTACACCATACTCATGCCCAATTTCTTTCGAAACAATCCGTGGAACCAACATTCTGGTGTTAATCCACTAGACCCGACCAAACCAAGCATGTTCTCTGATCCGTATGAGGAGTGGTTGGCCAGTCATCCACAGGACCGAGTTGATGGAGACATGGACGCTTCGCTGGactatctgcagcagaatttgTCTGTCTCTTCTGTGAGTGTCATCGGCTTCTGTTGGGGAGGATTTCAAGTTATGTTGGCCAGTGGCAAATACGCCGACAAGTTCAGAGCAGCGGTAGGTTTCTATGCTGTAAAGATCGCTCCTAATATGGTGGAAATCGCCCTCGCGATGAATACCCCGACTCTACTGATGTTTGGTGAACTTGATAAGATAATGCCCTTGGACACAATATCTGAGATGGAAAATGCTGTGAGAGAAGCCAATCGCCTGACGATCGGTGCATCAGGAGATAACTCCAAGTTGGACGGGCCTGCTGTGAAaataaaagtgtttaaaggtgtAGGCCACGCCTTCGCTCACCGAGGGACAGATCTGATCCAGTTGTTATGA
- the LOC139138586 gene encoding solute carrier organic anion transporter family member 1C1-like, translating into MAVCLVVLDLVVFCFPFIKMTLGCQNDRIAGVTVPYHSTASKPNFHTQMDLGSTCNSRCACTERYSPVCGSDDVTYYSACHAGCTVSNINKTFEECGCVGKHRNLTENVKERIASRGTCSKPCERDLLIFTILSGIFGTLLAMVVILNVMIILRCVSPTDKPYALGFRAVVTQLFGSMPSPLYTGILIDSACTLWGKTPCGQRGACLLYDLPDYRYKLMGLFGFLKGTSCVFYIVAMVTIFRNPDPGNTDNIQGNQGVFGQTANSEPRPVCDSESNDLDVTSV; encoded by the exons ATGGCTGTCTGCTTGGTGGTTCTGGATCTTGTTGTCTTCTGTTTTCCCTTCATCAAGATGACACTCGGATGTCAGAACGACAGGATCGCTGGGGTGACAGTGCCATACCATAG CACGGCATCGAAACCAAATTTTCATACACAAATGGATCTCGGTTCGACATGTAATTCCCGATGCGCATGTACAGAACGATACAGCCCTGTTTGCGGCTCTGATGACGTTACATACTACTCGGCTTGCCACGCTGGTTGCACGGTTTCCAACATTAATAAG ACTTTCGAAGAGTGTGGGTGCGTTGGAAAGCATAGAAACCTGACCGAGAACGTTAAGGAAAGAATTGCTTCAAGAGGAACATGTTCGAAGCCATGTGAACGAGACCTGTTAATATTCACCATTCTGTCGGGGATTTTCGGAACTCTGTTGGCAATGGTTGTTATCTTAAATGTGATGATAATTCTCCG GTGCGTATCTCCAACGGATAAACCATACGCGTTGGGATTCAGAGCTGTCGTCACTCAATTATTCG GTTCCATGCCGTCACCATTGTACACGGGAATTCTCATCGATTCTGCCTGCACCCTGTGGGGAAAGACACCGTGCGGACAACGCGGAGCCTGTCTCCTCTACGATCTGCCTGATTACAGATACAAGTTGATGGGCTTATTCGGGTTTCTTAAGGGAACATCCTGTGTTTTCTACATCGTGGCCATGGTCACGATTTTCAGGAATCCCGACCCGGGAAATACTGACAACATCCAGGGGAATCAAGGAGTTTTCGGACAGACAGCAAATTCTGAACCTCGACCGGTTTGTGACTCTGAATCTAACGACTTAGACGTGACGTCAGTATGA